In the Staphylococcus condimenti genome, one interval contains:
- the gltB gene encoding glutamate synthase large subunit, translating into MSRDTQNQGLYDPRNEHDACGIGFYANMDNLRSHDIVIQSLEMLRRLDHRGGIGADGMTGDGAGIMTEIPFDYFEKHTEFDLPEEGNYAVGLFFTNSPIKGSRHETVFRAYFESEGLKVIGYRDVPVEVSAVPPHVAETMPYIQQIFIDLKHSADAEKRLYLARKQIEFYGAEQELELYFTSLSSKTIVYKGWLRSDQIKSLFIDLNHPDYVSKLGLVHSRFSTNTFPSWKRAHPNRLLMHNGEINTIRGNINWMRARQKRLIQTLFDESDQQKVHEILDVDGSDSSIVDNALEFLSLAMEPEKAAMLLVPEPWQYSKANQSSVRAFYEYYSYLMEPWDGPTMIAFCNGDKIGALTDRNGLRPGRYTITNDNHIIFSSEVGVIDVDEKDVAFKGRLNPGRLLLVDFEKHEVVHNHILKKEIADELPYEDWLEKHKVHLNLDVPFESKRWKAEKLQKLQKQFSYTREEIHKYMKELVEGKKDPIGAMGYDAPLAVLNERPESLFNYFKQLFAQVTNPPIDAYREKIVTSELSYLGKEGNLLVPGTDALNRLQLKHPVLTEAQLKAAESGPFNIKYLSTIYTGDLEAALENLREEAVKAVGQGHDILVLDDSKLQDESGYAIPILLAISYLHQALIIEDLRQETSLVAKGGEIREVHHVACLLGYGANAVVPYLAQETIAALVGQGELSGDVAEQVKVYTDVLAEGVIKVMAKMGISTVQSYQGAQIFEAVGLSQEVIDKYFTGTQSKLSGLTIELIDQENKKRQSREITHLDSGSTFQWRQQGQHHAFNPTTIRLLQQACRENDYDLFKEYSQSVNEHRTDHIRQLMKFKSRSAISIDEVEPIEAIVHRFNTGAMSYGSISREAHSTLAEAMNQIGGKSNSGEGGEEPERYISGPHGENYSSSIKQVASGRFGVTSDYLQHATEIQIKVAQGAKPGEGGQLPGTKVYPWIAEVRGSTPGIGLISPPPHHDIYSIEDLAQLIHDLKNANPKANIAVKLVSKSGVGTIAAGVAKAFADKIVISGYDGGTGASPKTSIQHAGLPWEIGLAETHQTLMMNNLRSRVRLETDGKLLTGHDVAYACALGAEEFGFATAPLIVLGCVMMRVCHKDTCPVGVATQNEDLRALFTGRADHVVNFMHFIAHELREILAELGLRTVDELIGRSDLLEPSSEVHSEKARSLDVAPLLHKEQGPRFKEIEQLHHLEEGFDAAELIPDAEASILSGTKFRGHYNLCNEQRDVGVTAGSLITQAHGAEGLPEDTIYVETTGHAGQSIGAFTPSGLTIHHTGDANDYVGKGLSGGKIIINAPNEEREENIIAGNVCFYGASSGKAFINGYAGERFCIRNSGVHAVVEGIGNHGLEYMTGGRVVVLGNVGDNFGQGMSGGVAYIFPDDVEQFKAYHALETLDFDALAHPEEFETLKNMLEEHVAYTGSKKASAILADFDNIVDYVVKVTPKDYKLMMHKLELHHRQTENSEQAVLNAFYDSSTEVTSDEPFSVVY; encoded by the coding sequence ATGAGCAGAGACACGCAGAATCAAGGTTTATATGATCCACGAAATGAGCATGATGCTTGCGGTATTGGTTTTTATGCCAATATGGATAATTTACGATCGCACGATATCGTGATTCAATCACTAGAAATGCTGCGTCGCTTAGACCACCGAGGGGGGATCGGTGCAGACGGCATGACAGGTGATGGTGCTGGGATAATGACGGAAATTCCATTTGACTATTTTGAAAAACATACTGAATTTGATCTTCCTGAAGAAGGAAATTATGCAGTAGGGCTATTTTTTACAAATTCACCAATAAAAGGTTCGAGGCATGAAACAGTGTTCAGAGCCTATTTTGAAAGCGAAGGCTTAAAGGTTATCGGATATCGGGACGTTCCTGTTGAAGTGTCGGCAGTTCCGCCTCACGTTGCAGAAACAATGCCTTATATTCAACAAATATTCATTGATTTGAAGCACAGTGCAGATGCAGAAAAACGTTTGTATCTTGCGCGTAAACAAATTGAATTTTATGGTGCTGAACAAGAACTGGAACTTTATTTTACGAGTTTGTCATCGAAAACAATCGTTTATAAAGGGTGGTTGCGTTCAGACCAAATTAAAAGCTTATTTATAGATTTAAACCACCCAGATTATGTTTCTAAACTTGGATTAGTCCATTCGCGTTTTAGTACGAATACGTTTCCAAGTTGGAAACGTGCACACCCTAACCGTTTGCTGATGCATAACGGAGAAATTAATACAATCCGCGGTAATATTAACTGGATGCGTGCACGTCAAAAACGTTTGATTCAAACACTATTTGATGAAAGTGATCAACAAAAAGTACATGAAATTTTAGATGTGGACGGCAGTGACTCTTCAATAGTAGATAATGCTTTAGAATTTTTATCACTTGCGATGGAACCAGAAAAAGCAGCAATGTTGCTAGTACCTGAACCTTGGCAATATAGCAAAGCGAATCAAAGCTCAGTGCGTGCATTTTATGAATACTATAGTTATTTAATGGAGCCATGGGATGGACCGACTATGATTGCTTTTTGTAATGGCGATAAAATCGGAGCATTGACTGACCGCAATGGTTTGAGACCGGGTCGTTATACTATCACAAATGATAATCATATTATCTTTTCATCTGAAGTGGGTGTGATAGACGTTGACGAAAAAGATGTTGCGTTTAAAGGTCGTTTAAATCCAGGACGATTATTGCTTGTGGATTTTGAAAAACATGAAGTGGTACATAACCATATTTTGAAAAAAGAAATTGCAGATGAATTACCTTACGAAGATTGGTTAGAAAAGCACAAAGTCCATTTGAACTTAGATGTACCTTTTGAATCTAAAAGATGGAAAGCTGAGAAACTGCAAAAATTGCAAAAACAATTCAGCTATACACGCGAAGAAATTCATAAGTACATGAAAGAATTAGTTGAAGGTAAGAAAGACCCGATTGGTGCAATGGGTTATGATGCACCGCTAGCTGTATTGAATGAACGTCCGGAATCTTTATTTAATTATTTCAAACAATTATTTGCGCAAGTTACGAATCCGCCAATTGATGCATACCGTGAAAAAATTGTAACGAGTGAGCTGTCATATTTAGGTAAAGAAGGAAACTTGTTGGTTCCAGGTACTGATGCTTTGAATCGTTTGCAATTGAAGCATCCTGTTTTAACAGAAGCACAACTAAAAGCAGCTGAATCAGGACCTTTTAATATCAAGTATTTATCAACTATCTATACTGGAGACTTAGAGGCAGCTTTGGAAAACTTAAGAGAAGAAGCGGTAAAAGCTGTTGGTCAAGGGCATGACATATTAGTGTTAGATGATAGCAAATTGCAGGATGAATCAGGATATGCGATTCCGATTTTATTAGCAATTAGTTATCTGCACCAAGCATTGATTATTGAAGATTTGCGTCAAGAGACAAGTCTTGTCGCAAAAGGCGGAGAAATCCGAGAAGTACACCATGTAGCATGTTTGTTAGGGTATGGTGCGAATGCTGTTGTACCTTATCTTGCGCAAGAAACAATTGCAGCATTAGTTGGACAAGGGGAATTATCTGGCGATGTTGCTGAGCAAGTAAAGGTTTATACAGATGTATTGGCTGAAGGTGTTATTAAAGTTATGGCTAAAATGGGAATTTCAACTGTGCAAAGTTATCAAGGGGCACAAATTTTTGAAGCAGTTGGACTCTCACAAGAAGTCATCGATAAATATTTCACAGGAACACAATCAAAACTTTCTGGTTTGACGATTGAGTTGATTGATCAGGAAAATAAAAAACGTCAAAGCCGAGAAATAACACATTTGGATTCAGGCAGTACATTCCAATGGCGTCAACAAGGTCAGCACCATGCTTTTAATCCTACGACTATCAGGTTACTGCAGCAAGCATGCCGTGAGAATGATTATGATCTTTTCAAAGAATATTCTCAGAGTGTAAATGAACATCGTACAGACCATATTCGACAGTTGATGAAATTCAAATCAAGAAGTGCAATCAGTATCGATGAAGTTGAACCTATTGAAGCAATTGTACATCGCTTCAACACAGGCGCAATGAGTTATGGTTCTATTTCTAGAGAAGCACATTCTACTTTGGCAGAAGCCATGAACCAAATTGGAGGCAAGAGCAACAGCGGTGAAGGCGGTGAGGAACCAGAACGTTATATTTCAGGGCCTCACGGAGAAAATTATTCAAGTTCTATTAAACAAGTGGCATCTGGACGCTTTGGAGTAACAAGTGATTATTTACAACATGCAACTGAAATTCAAATTAAAGTTGCACAAGGCGCTAAACCAGGGGAAGGCGGACAGTTGCCAGGTACTAAAGTTTATCCATGGATTGCTGAAGTTCGAGGATCTACACCAGGGATTGGATTAATTTCTCCACCACCGCATCATGATATTTATTCAATCGAAGATTTAGCACAATTGATTCATGATTTGAAAAATGCGAATCCAAAAGCAAATATTGCAGTAAAATTAGTATCTAAAAGCGGTGTCGGAACAATAGCAGCAGGTGTTGCAAAAGCTTTCGCAGATAAAATCGTGATCAGCGGTTATGATGGCGGTACTGGTGCTTCACCTAAAACGAGTATTCAACACGCTGGACTGCCTTGGGAAATCGGTCTAGCAGAAACGCATCAAACCCTTATGATGAACAATTTGCGTTCTCGTGTAAGGTTGGAAACAGACGGTAAACTTTTAACAGGACATGATGTTGCTTATGCATGTGCCTTAGGTGCTGAAGAATTTGGTTTTGCAACAGCACCGTTAATTGTACTTGGTTGTGTCATGATGCGTGTGTGCCATAAAGACACTTGTCCAGTCGGTGTGGCGACACAAAATGAAGATTTGCGTGCCCTATTTACAGGACGTGCGGATCACGTGGTGAATTTCATGCATTTCATTGCGCATGAATTACGTGAAATCTTAGCTGAGCTTGGTTTGCGTACAGTGGATGAATTGATTGGACGTTCAGATTTACTTGAACCTTCATCAGAAGTGCATAGTGAAAAGGCGCGTTCACTCGACGTAGCACCACTGTTGCATAAAGAACAAGGGCCACGATTTAAAGAAATTGAACAGTTGCATCATTTAGAAGAAGGATTTGATGCGGCAGAATTGATTCCAGATGCAGAGGCTTCTATTCTCTCTGGAACTAAATTCAGAGGACATTATAATTTGTGCAATGAGCAGCGTGATGTTGGTGTAACTGCCGGTAGTCTGATTACTCAAGCACATGGAGCGGAAGGTTTACCTGAAGATACGATTTATGTTGAAACGACTGGCCATGCTGGTCAAAGTATTGGTGCATTCACACCATCTGGATTAACTATTCATCATACAGGTGATGCTAATGACTATGTTGGTAAAGGTTTGTCCGGCGGTAAGATTATTATCAATGCACCGAATGAAGAACGAGAAGAAAATATTATTGCTGGAAATGTATGTTTCTATGGCGCATCAAGCGGTAAAGCCTTCATCAATGGTTATGCCGGCGAACGATTTTGTATCAGAAACAGTGGCGTTCATGCTGTTGTAGAAGGTATCGGAAATCATGGTTTGGAATACATGACAGGGGGACGTGTCGTTGTCTTAGGAAATGTCGGAGATAACTTCGGTCAAGGTATGAGCGGTGGTGTCGCATATATTTTCCCTGATGATGTCGAACAATTTAAAGCATACCATGCATTAGAAACATTGGATTTTGATGCGTTAGCGCATCCAGAAGAATTTGAAACATTAAAAAATATGTTAGAAGAACATGTGGCATATACAGGAAGTAAGAAAGCTTCAGCGATTTTAGCTGATTTTGATAATATTGTTGATTATGTAGTGAAAGTAACACCTAAAGATTATAAATTAATGATGCACAAGCTTGAATTGCATCATCGCCAAACTGAAAATAGCGAGCAAGCAGTTTTGAACGCTTTTTATGATTCAAGTACAGAAGTGACATCAGATGAACCATTTTCAGTTGTTTATTAA
- the gltC gene encoding glutamate biosynthesis transcriptional regulator GltC, which translates to MEFKQLKYFIEVAKREHLSEAALELNIAQSAISRQISQLEDELNVSLFRREGRHIYLTETGQRFLAEASKIVEESEHTLKMFQKEQEIESKRIKIGYVESYVSELLTLLIQKFENEYTTTLLPLMKDNEALLHMLLTRDIDVAFMDLSSDLKRHNDLIITPLFEDSYVLYVPKQDPLASATHPPLNQLNQSTLFSLSEMPDALIQQIEHTTRNHIYRISSSRLASYLLKKNRGYVLAPQYALLKENDAWARLSLNHTELKRTICAVIHKDNHKPELKALQNEINALLSHTSVYH; encoded by the coding sequence ATGGAATTTAAACAACTCAAATATTTTATAGAAGTCGCAAAACGCGAACATTTATCAGAAGCAGCTTTAGAATTGAACATCGCCCAATCCGCAATCAGCAGACAAATTTCTCAATTAGAAGACGAACTGAATGTCTCCCTTTTCAGACGAGAAGGCAGACATATTTACTTAACCGAAACAGGACAACGTTTTCTTGCAGAAGCTTCAAAAATCGTTGAAGAAAGTGAACATACTTTAAAAATGTTTCAAAAAGAACAAGAAATTGAGTCAAAACGCATTAAAATCGGTTATGTTGAAAGTTATGTCTCAGAATTACTGACACTGCTGATTCAAAAATTTGAAAATGAGTATACAACAACGCTTTTGCCTTTAATGAAAGATAATGAAGCGCTCCTTCATATGCTGCTCACAAGAGATATAGATGTTGCATTTATGGATTTATCTTCAGATTTAAAACGACATAATGATTTAATCATTACACCTTTATTTGAAGATTCTTATGTATTATATGTTCCAAAGCAAGATCCATTAGCATCTGCAACGCACCCTCCGCTTAATCAATTAAATCAAAGCACGCTTTTTTCTTTATCTGAAATGCCGGATGCGCTTATCCAGCAAATAGAACATACGACGAGAAACCATATATATCGTATTTCTTCTTCTCGTCTAGCCAGTTATCTCTTAAAGAAAAATCGAGGTTATGTATTGGCTCCTCAGTATGCTTTATTGAAAGAAAATGATGCTTGGGCACGATTGTCTTTAAATCATACTGAATTAAAGCGTACAATTTGTGCGGTGATTCATAAAGATAATCACAAACCAGAACTAAAAGCATTACAAAATGAAATCAATGCTTTATTGTCACATACATCTGTTTATCATTAA
- a CDS encoding YibE/F family protein has protein sequence MSYKNKLKQPFSWVLILFIVLFIGSLLFTLNNARFYHMPIGEVTQVKHLKTEQVTDEHHNKDTKHSDELTIRVLNGKFEGQTGHINNTYYASQADSEKFNTNDKVLLHINKHPSDANIVEKKRDTLVVAMTGLFIFIVLWVGRKVGIQSILSLVFNTAAVIGAIAIHNTFPNTSLFLLMSIAVILATAVTLLLVTGWHWRTAITIASTLVGTFLCVGIAEIVIRSTGGSGIKYETMSFLTLPPKEVFLASVIVGTLGAVMDVAITIASGMYEIWRRTPHIDMTRWALAGRNIGQDIMGTMTNILLFSYLAGSLPMMLIYLRNANTITYTISMNWSLEIARALIGGIGIVLTIPITIILMQLWAKLRGERV, from the coding sequence ATGTCATATAAAAATAAATTGAAACAGCCTTTTTCGTGGGTATTAATTCTCTTCATAGTGCTTTTTATAGGAAGTTTATTATTCACCTTGAATAATGCACGTTTTTATCACATGCCAATAGGTGAAGTTACGCAGGTTAAGCACTTGAAAACAGAGCAAGTTACCGATGAACATCATAATAAAGACACAAAGCATTCTGATGAACTGACAATCCGTGTTCTGAACGGTAAATTCGAAGGTCAAACCGGACATATCAATAACACCTATTATGCATCTCAAGCTGATTCAGAAAAATTCAATACAAATGACAAAGTACTTTTGCATATTAATAAACATCCAAGTGATGCGAATATTGTTGAAAAAAAGCGTGATACTTTAGTTGTTGCGATGACAGGCCTCTTTATCTTTATTGTATTGTGGGTCGGACGTAAAGTTGGTATTCAGTCCATATTGTCACTCGTTTTCAATACAGCAGCTGTCATTGGGGCGATTGCCATACACAATACATTCCCAAATACGAGCTTGTTCTTGCTTATGAGTATTGCAGTTATTCTAGCAACAGCTGTAACCTTGCTGTTAGTAACAGGATGGCATTGGCGAACCGCTATCACCATCGCAAGTACACTTGTCGGCACTTTCTTATGTGTAGGTATCGCAGAAATTGTCATTCGCTCTACTGGCGGATCTGGCATTAAGTATGAAACGATGAGTTTCTTGACCTTGCCACCTAAGGAAGTCTTCTTAGCTTCAGTAATTGTCGGCACACTCGGTGCTGTTATGGATGTAGCCATTACGATTGCCAGCGGCATGTATGAGATTTGGAGACGCACACCTCATATCGATATGACACGTTGGGCGTTAGCAGGTCGTAATATCGGCCAAGATATTATGGGAACGATGACTAATATCCTGCTTTTTTCATACTTAGCAGGCAGTCTGCCGATGATGTTGATTTATCTAAGAAACGCCAATACGATTACCTATACCATTTCTATGAACTGGTCTTTAGAAATTGCGCGCGCATTAATCGGTGGAATCGGCATTGTGTTAACAATCCCAATTACAATCATACTGATGCAGCTTTGGGCAAAATTGCGAGGTGAACGAGTATGA
- a CDS encoding YibE/F family protein has product MNAVLILALILLILMVIFGGKKGAISYGMLFLNFLIVLIALVAIVLKLPIPVIAILFCLTVASLNLFGLNGYNVKTQAAFIGTCITTAILLGVIYFAVATGHLQGFATEQQDETYVYSMNIGINMIQFMVFTTVLAVIAAVVDLAITISSPMYELHETNPNLSRTELFQSGMRVGREILATSANTIYLAYFGGQLTLFFWFFKLNYSFGHIVNAKIFTEEFVSILFGGIAVALSIPITAWITAWLIHRHPDKTEARTTMHKQI; this is encoded by the coding sequence ATGAATGCAGTTTTAATTCTGGCTTTGATCCTTTTAATTTTGATGGTTATTTTCGGAGGTAAGAAAGGTGCTATTTCATACGGCATGCTCTTCCTCAACTTTCTAATAGTACTTATCGCACTTGTAGCAATCGTTTTAAAACTGCCGATTCCAGTAATAGCAATTCTCTTTTGCCTTACGGTCGCCAGTCTTAATTTATTCGGGCTGAATGGATATAACGTAAAAACTCAAGCCGCTTTTATCGGCACATGTATTACGACAGCCATTCTATTAGGCGTTATTTACTTCGCTGTAGCAACCGGCCACTTACAAGGATTTGCGACTGAACAACAAGATGAAACTTACGTTTATTCTATGAATATCGGCATTAATATGATTCAATTCATGGTTTTCACTACTGTACTCGCAGTTATTGCTGCAGTAGTTGATTTGGCCATCACCATCAGTTCACCAATGTATGAACTGCACGAAACTAACCCGAATTTGAGCCGTACAGAACTTTTCCAATCTGGAATGCGTGTCGGACGAGAAATTTTAGCGACTTCTGCCAATACTATTTACCTCGCCTATTTTGGAGGTCAATTAACACTGTTCTTCTGGTTCTTTAAACTCAACTACTCATTCGGACATATCGTCAATGCCAAAATCTTCACGGAGGAATTTGTATCTATTTTATTCGGTGGTATCGCAGTAGCTCTAAGTATTCCAATTACCGCTTGGATTACTGCTTGGCTCATTCATCGCCATCCTGATAAAACAGAAGCACGTACAACAATGCATAAACAAATTTAA
- the merB gene encoding organomercurial lyase produces the protein MKTFNFKAKLNTEEQQLRNELIQHILKNPKQAIPFEQKYQPLLEKNVLNVEGNQITCLYPFSLKPTRFKVTIPEFEQTVYTMCAIDAIGVSDTLKTPIKIEAVCAETNTPIQLSVENNDIQNLTDYPDLRVLYKDLCPDSQCSVNCCPYIQFFKDEEALEAYYAKHIGNASTISQDASYHSLTLQQAREVAQEIFA, from the coding sequence ATGAAAACATTTAACTTTAAAGCTAAGCTTAATACAGAAGAACAACAACTTCGCAACGAGCTCATTCAACATATATTAAAAAATCCGAAGCAAGCAATTCCGTTTGAGCAGAAATACCAACCTTTATTGGAAAAAAACGTACTTAATGTCGAAGGTAATCAAATCACTTGTCTTTATCCTTTCTCCTTAAAGCCTACTCGCTTCAAAGTGACAATACCTGAGTTTGAACAAACCGTTTATACTATGTGTGCAATTGATGCAATCGGAGTAAGTGATACACTTAAGACCCCTATCAAAATTGAAGCAGTATGCGCAGAAACAAACACACCTATCCAATTATCTGTAGAAAATAATGACATACAGAACCTGACAGATTATCCTGACCTTCGTGTGCTTTACAAAGATTTATGTCCAGATAGTCAATGCTCTGTTAATTGCTGTCCTTATATTCAATTTTTTAAAGATGAAGAAGCTTTAGAAGCCTATTATGCAAAACACATTGGAAATGCTTCTACAATCTCACAAGATGCTTCATATCATTCATTGACACTTCAACAAGCGCGAGAAGTTGCTCAAGAAATATTTGCCTAA
- a CDS encoding patatin-like phospholipase family protein, translating to MKNTLVLGGGGQFGIAWELGLLYGLNTKDINLRKMDAIIGTSAGSQVGAAIASNWNWDKIWQNQIELTINEENPEPNMHKVFEKYNQISKQA from the coding sequence ATGAAAAACACATTAGTGTTAGGTGGCGGAGGCCAATTCGGAATTGCTTGGGAATTAGGATTACTATATGGCTTAAATACAAAAGATATTAATTTAAGAAAGATGGATGCGATTATAGGAACATCTGCTGGTTCACAAGTCGGCGCTGCAATTGCTTCTAATTGGAATTGGGATAAAATATGGCAAAATCAAATCGAATTGACGATAAATGAAGAAAATCCTGAACCCAATATGCATAAGGTTTTTGAGAAATATAACCAAATTTCAAAGCAAGCATAA
- a CDS encoding patatin-like phospholipase family protein translates to MEMNGWHCYANMQKTHITRLDENAHIKQIKNRFQQIDWGANLHITGTNIDTYTRKVWKAEDNVDIYKALSASSSLPGVWPPTTINNKLYSDGGSYSMENADLAIEAEKVIILSPHLPVDTPLSLEDQINKLKQHNTEVLAITPSSEVLQKLKALGGNTVDPSIRREIAEAAIQQGIAIKDKVKHFIEN, encoded by the coding sequence ATGGAGATGAATGGGTGGCATTGTTATGCCAATATGCAAAAAACCCACATTACTCGCTTAGATGAAAATGCCCATATTAAACAAATCAAAAACAGATTCCAACAGATTGATTGGGGTGCTAATCTCCATATCACCGGCACAAATATCGATACTTATACGCGAAAAGTCTGGAAAGCAGAAGATAACGTTGATATTTATAAAGCCTTAAGTGCAAGTTCTTCTCTGCCTGGTGTGTGGCCGCCTACTACTATTAATAACAAACTTTATTCTGATGGCGGATCATATTCTATGGAAAATGCAGATCTTGCTATTGAGGCTGAAAAGGTCATTATCCTTTCACCTCATTTGCCAGTGGATACTCCTCTAAGCCTCGAAGATCAGATCAACAAACTTAAACAGCATAATACAGAGGTATTAGCAATTACCCCAAGTTCAGAAGTCTTACAAAAATTAAAAGCACTCGGCGGCAATACTGTTGACCCAAGTATCAGAAGAGAAATTGCTGAAGCAGCCATACAACAAGGCATCGCTATTAAAGATAAAGTAAAGCATTTCATAGAAAATTAA
- a CDS encoding HesB/YadR/YfhF family protein — MKIHITEDALKWFKEEVDLEPGDKINFFVQTYGSSKLHDNFTLGFKFDPNDKNASAETTVEDISFYVNESDEWFFKGYDLYIEYDAQKDEIDYDFK; from the coding sequence ATGAAAATCCATATTACAGAAGATGCTTTAAAATGGTTTAAAGAAGAAGTTGATTTAGAACCAGGAGACAAAATTAATTTCTTTGTTCAAACATATGGAAGCAGCAAGTTGCATGACAACTTCACATTAGGGTTTAAATTCGATCCGAATGACAAAAATGCATCCGCTGAAACTACAGTTGAAGATATCAGTTTTTATGTCAACGAATCAGATGAATGGTTCTTCAAAGGATATGACTTATATATCGAATATGACGCACAAAAAGACGAAATCGATTACGACTTCAAATAA
- a CDS encoding NUDIX hydrolase, which translates to MIRCVCLVAENEKQILLVQAHHRAKYYFPGGKIDAGETQIDALIREVSEELNLDLIPSDLEYIDTVIGPAYPQKNEETELNCYRALCEIDWNTLRPSSEITDLCWVDKKDTEKIAPAVLKWIEKNKKDM; encoded by the coding sequence ATGATACGCTGTGTATGCTTGGTAGCAGAAAATGAGAAGCAAATACTTTTAGTTCAAGCGCATCACCGTGCAAAGTATTATTTTCCAGGAGGTAAAATTGATGCAGGAGAAACACAAATCGATGCACTCATTCGTGAAGTTTCAGAGGAGTTGAATCTTGACCTCATACCTTCAGATCTTGAATACATTGATACGGTAATTGGCCCAGCATATCCTCAAAAAAATGAAGAAACAGAGTTGAATTGTTACCGCGCACTTTGTGAAATTGATTGGAATACGCTTCGCCCGTCTTCTGAAATCACAGATTTGTGCTGGGTGGATAAGAAGGATACAGAAAAAATTGCACCAGCAGTTTTAAAATGGATTGAAAAAAATAAAAAGGATATGTGA
- a CDS encoding HesB/YadR/YfhF family protein, with the protein MKIEVTDQALKWFRDELDLEPGDKINFYVQTYVHTGLHEHFTTAFKIEPHDNNASASVTIDRITFYINESDEWFFKGLDLLVEYNAETDEIEYKNTQL; encoded by the coding sequence ATGAAAATCGAAGTAACAGATCAAGCTTTAAAATGGTTTAGAGATGAATTGGACTTAGAACCAGGAGATAAAATTAATTTCTATGTACAAACATATGTACACACAGGATTACATGAGCATTTCACAACTGCTTTCAAGATTGAACCTCATGATAATAATGCATCAGCATCGGTTACTATTGATAGAATTACTTTTTATATTAACGAATCAGATGAATGGTTCTTTAAAGGTCTTGATTTATTGGTTGAATATAATGCAGAAACTGACGAAATCGAATATAAAAATACACAATTATAA